The following proteins are encoded in a genomic region of Thermogemmata fonticola:
- a CDS encoding chromosomal replication initiator protein DnaA, whose amino-acid sequence MTRGDLGEMNLFGEPVAVTSPRRSGSRRSVDSGETVVRGPRRWKRLEDFVVGACNRVAHAAAMSVVEAPDEAVTPLVFHGPVGVGKTHLLEGIYAGLKRDSQQRPCYVTAEEFTTRFVSATHQGRMSAFRRQFREATALLFDDLHFLASRKATQIEFLHTLDSLVSEGRPVVVTLDCHPRLADELMPELVDRLLGGAVWGLLPPDAETRLAILRHKAAGASPPIPDLVLRTLANCLRGNVRELEGAVHSLRHYAKVTGRPVDLILAREALGELIRHAVRVVTLAEVDAAVCTVLRLSSGTLQSKSRAWAVTHPRMIAVYLCRKHTSATYGEIARHFGAKTHSTAVAAEKKVRQWLERDASLSVGSQVWNVRDLIERIERQLHH is encoded by the coding sequence ATGACTCGTGGCGATTTGGGAGAAATGAATCTGTTCGGCGAGCCGGTGGCAGTAACTTCACCCCGCCGCAGCGGAAGCCGCAGGAGCGTGGACAGTGGCGAAACCGTAGTCCGCGGTCCACGGCGGTGGAAGCGGCTGGAAGATTTTGTCGTGGGGGCATGCAATCGGGTCGCCCACGCCGCAGCGATGAGCGTCGTAGAGGCTCCCGATGAAGCTGTGACTCCCCTCGTGTTTCACGGACCGGTGGGAGTCGGAAAGACCCATCTGCTAGAAGGCATCTATGCCGGTTTGAAGCGAGACTCCCAGCAACGTCCTTGCTACGTCACCGCCGAGGAATTCACCACACGTTTTGTGAGCGCTACGCATCAAGGACGAATGTCAGCCTTCCGGCGGCAATTCCGCGAAGCGACCGCCCTGCTCTTCGATGACTTACATTTCCTGGCCAGCCGTAAGGCTACACAGATCGAGTTCCTGCATACCTTGGACAGTCTGGTCTCCGAAGGACGGCCCGTCGTCGTGACACTCGATTGCCATCCCCGCTTGGCGGACGAATTGATGCCGGAACTGGTGGACCGGCTCTTAGGAGGCGCAGTCTGGGGATTGTTACCGCCTGATGCTGAAACCCGATTGGCTATCTTGCGGCACAAGGCGGCTGGCGCTTCTCCACCCATCCCCGACTTGGTCCTGCGAACCCTGGCCAACTGCCTGCGGGGCAACGTGCGCGAGTTGGAAGGGGCTGTGCACAGTTTACGCCATTATGCCAAGGTAACTGGCCGGCCTGTGGACCTGATCCTAGCACGTGAAGCCCTGGGAGAATTGATCCGGCATGCGGTCCGGGTTGTTACCCTTGCCGAGGTGGATGCAGCCGTGTGCACCGTCTTGCGGCTCTCTTCGGGAACTTTACAATCCAAGTCTCGCGCCTGGGCCGTCACTCATCCTCGCATGATTGCCGTCTATCTTTGCCGCAAACACACCTCGGCGACCTACGGCGAAATTGCCCGGCACTTCGGGGCCAAAACCCATAGCACCGCCGTGGCCGCCGAAAAGAAGGTCCGCCAATGGCTAGAGCGCGATGCCTCCTTGTCTGTTGGCAGCCAGGTCTGGAATGTCCGGGACCTTATCGAACGGATCGAACGCCAACTGCACCACTGA
- a CDS encoding metal ABC transporter solute-binding protein, Zn/Mn family yields the protein MADDGWSCGWRRWPRLLRVLLAVWLAGAAGCTGRFSPHSAQEQSKVRVVCTTTIVADLVQQVGGERVHVETLMGPGVDPHKYIAGIGDIRKLQSAQAVFINGLHLEGKMADLLERNRRQWRVHAVTDPLPREQLLPAEEDATVYDPHVWFDVLLWAQTVEGVRQVLSDLDPQGEAYYAQRAAAYREQLQQLDREIRQELARVPPERRVLITAHDAFRYFGRAYGWEVIGLQGVSTASELGTQQRERLARLIVERAIPAVFTETSVPPEGLQAVLDDVRRKQGPLVRLISDQDALYSDALGPADSPAGTYTGMIRHNVRVLVRALGSS from the coding sequence ATGGCAGACGACGGATGGAGCTGCGGATGGAGGCGATGGCCGCGGCTGCTGCGGGTGTTACTTGCTGTCTGGCTGGCGGGGGCCGCCGGTTGCACTGGCCGTTTTTCCCCCCATTCCGCGCAGGAGCAGTCCAAGGTGCGGGTGGTGTGTACGACAACCATCGTCGCGGACTTGGTCCAGCAAGTGGGGGGGGAACGGGTCCACGTCGAAACCCTGATGGGGCCAGGGGTGGATCCACACAAGTATATTGCCGGCATCGGCGACATCCGCAAGCTCCAAAGCGCCCAGGCGGTGTTCATTAATGGTTTGCATCTGGAGGGGAAAATGGCGGACTTATTGGAGCGCAACCGCCGGCAATGGCGGGTCCATGCGGTTACGGACCCTTTGCCGCGCGAACAGCTCCTCCCCGCCGAGGAAGATGCGACGGTTTATGATCCCCATGTTTGGTTCGATGTGCTGCTTTGGGCGCAGACTGTCGAGGGAGTACGGCAGGTCTTGAGCGATTTGGACCCCCAAGGCGAGGCATACTATGCGCAACGGGCCGCCGCGTATCGAGAGCAACTCCAGCAACTGGACCGCGAAATCCGGCAAGAGTTGGCGCGCGTCCCTCCTGAGCGTCGCGTCCTGATCACAGCTCACGATGCCTTTCGCTACTTCGGCCGAGCCTACGGCTGGGAGGTCATCGGATTGCAAGGTGTCAGCACGGCCAGCGAACTGGGGACCCAGCAGCGGGAGCGACTGGCTCGCCTGATCGTCGAACGGGCCATCCCTGCCGTCTTCACGGAAACCTCCGTGCCGCCTGAAGGATTGCAGGCTGTCTTAGACGATGTGCGGCGAAAGCAAGGACCGCTTGTCCGCCTCATCAGCGATCAGGATGCCCTGTATTCCGATGCCCTGGGACCGGCGGACTCTCCAGCGGGCACTTACACGGGCATGATCCGCCACAACGTCCGTGTTCTGGTCCGTGCTCTTGGCTCTAGTTGA
- a CDS encoding metal ABC transporter ATP-binding protein: MTPTSPTPPSSEPAKAVAPRPPDASGPCAADSAIDIHDLTVAYGERPVLWDIDLAVPRGVLAAVIGPNGAGKTTLIKAILGLVRPLTGEICVLGEPYSPRRGCVAYVPQRSSVDWDFPTTALDVVLMGTYARLGWFRRPGRRERQQALEALERVGMQDLAYRQIGQLSGGQQQRIFLARALVQNAPLILLDEPFQGVDAVTEQTIVTLLRQLRDQGHTLLVVHHDLQTAAQYFDWVILLNVRLIASGPTASTFTLENLQRTYGTTVR; encoded by the coding sequence ATGACACCAACGTCTCCCACCCCTCCGTCCTCTGAGCCAGCCAAGGCGGTCGCGCCGCGGCCTCCAGATGCGTCCGGCCCATGTGCGGCCGATTCTGCCATCGACATTCACGACCTGACCGTGGCCTACGGCGAACGCCCCGTGTTGTGGGACATCGACTTGGCGGTGCCGCGAGGCGTTCTGGCGGCGGTGATCGGTCCTAACGGTGCCGGCAAAACTACCCTGATCAAAGCCATATTGGGACTGGTACGTCCGCTCACAGGGGAAATTTGTGTTCTGGGTGAACCGTATTCTCCCCGTCGGGGTTGTGTGGCTTACGTTCCCCAGCGTAGCAGTGTCGATTGGGATTTTCCCACAACGGCCTTAGATGTGGTTCTGATGGGTACCTATGCCCGGTTGGGCTGGTTCCGCCGCCCAGGACGGCGCGAACGTCAGCAAGCCCTGGAAGCCTTGGAACGGGTCGGGATGCAAGACCTGGCTTATCGGCAGATCGGGCAGCTCTCCGGCGGCCAACAACAACGGATTTTTCTAGCTCGTGCCCTTGTGCAAAACGCCCCGCTCATCCTCCTCGACGAACCGTTCCAAGGCGTGGATGCTGTCACCGAACAGACCATTGTGACACTACTCCGTCAGTTGCGCGATCAAGGACATACCCTGTTGGTAGTGCATCACGACTTACAAACGGCGGCCCAGTACTTCGATTGGGTCATTCTCCTGAACGTCCGTCTCATTGCCAGCGGTCCGACAGCTTCCACCTTCACCCTGGAAAACCTCCAGCGGACTTACGGTACCACCGTTCGCTGA